One part of the Rutidosis leptorrhynchoides isolate AG116_Rl617_1_P2 chromosome 1, CSIRO_AGI_Rlap_v1, whole genome shotgun sequence genome encodes these proteins:
- the LOC139887987 gene encoding uncharacterized protein, whose product MAKWDIELGEHDIEFRVRHAIKGQVLADFIAETDSVNEEDTKNSTRVITSKIECEEWKLYTDGASSSDGSGAGLMSHYQLRFKFATTNNEPEYEALLAGLRMAKQLKILHLRAFVDSQLVSNQIRGTFEAKQPTIQQYLSKAKELIESFKSFGIEHVRRSQNKKADALSKLALLTFEHLAKEVLVEVIEKKLILEEEVNDLIQEDEVTWMTPLQVYLETGKLPEDKKRSKEDKDKGTLI is encoded by the exons ATGGCCAAATGGGACATTGAGTTAGGTGAACATGACATCGAATTCCGAGTTAGGCATGCAATCAAAGGACAAGTTCTAGCAGATTTCATCGCCGAAACAGATAGCGTTAATGAAGAAGATACAAAGAACTCAACTCGAGTCATTACCTCGAAGATCGAATGTGAAGAATGGAAGTTGTACACTGACGGTGCGTCGAGTTCTGATGGATCAGGTGCTGGTCTGATGTCA cattatcaactccgTTTCAAATTCGCAACAACCAATAACGAACCAGAGTACGAAGCTCTACTTGCAGGACTGAGAATGGCGAAGCAATTAAAAATCCTTCACCTCCGAGCCTTCGTCGACTCACAACTAGTGTCTAACCAAATCAGGGGAACTTTCGAAGCAAAGCAACCCACCATCCAACAGTACTTGTCAAAAGCGAAAGAACTGATCGAAAGCTTCAAAAGTTTTGGTATCGAACATGTCCGAAGAAGTCAAAATAAGAAGGCAGACGCACTGAGCAAACTTGCTTTGCTGACATTTGAGCATCTTGCAAAAGAAGTCTTGGTGGAGGTGATAGAAAAGAAATTGATCCTAGAAGAAGAAGTCAATGACCTCATACAAGAAGATGAGGTAACATGGATGACTCCACTGCAAGTATATCTTGAAACAGGAAAATTACCAGAGGATAAAAAACGAAGCAAGGAAGATAAGGATAAAGGCACCCTCATATAA